Proteins encoded within one genomic window of Fibrobacterota bacterium:
- a CDS encoding C40 family peptidase — MTHAARSLPQILLAVGPLLFLSACGPLVRPYYNRNAGGYIMPDPSLTPTPIVPAALKHVSTGEDPLRKAAEAYLGVPYSFGGQSRSGMDCSGFIRQVFAEVYGVDLPHNSSALYHRGAAVERASLAPGDLVFFENLGFIDHAGIYMGKGYFIHSATSVGVAYSALDAPYFGDHYAGARRLDAASHLDAASD; from the coding sequence ATGACCCATGCCGCACGGTCGCTCCCCCAGATCCTACTAGCGGTCGGCCCTTTACTCTTCCTCTCCGCCTGCGGCCCCCTGGTCCGTCCTTACTATAACCGGAATGCGGGCGGCTACATCATGCCCGATCCCTCCCTGACCCCCACGCCCATCGTACCGGCCGCATTGAAGCATGTCTCCACCGGGGAGGACCCCTTGCGCAAGGCGGCGGAGGCCTATCTCGGGGTGCCTTACAGCTTCGGGGGCCAGAGCCGTTCGGGTATGGATTGCTCCGGTTTCATCCGGCAGGTGTTCGCCGAGGTCTATGGGGTGGATCTGCCCCACAATTCCTCCGCCTTGTATCATCGCGGCGCGGCCGTGGAGCGGGCCTCCCTGGCGCCGGGCGATCTGGTGTTCTTCGAGAACCTGGGCTTTATCGATCATGCGGGCATCTATATGGGCAAGGGCTACTTCATCCACTCGGCCACCAGCGTGGGCGTGGCGTATTCGGCCTTGGACGCGCCCTACTTCGGCGATCATTACGCGGGGGCGCGCCGTTTGGATGCCGCATCCCATTTGGACGCCGCATCCGATTGA
- the gatA gene encoding Asp-tRNA(Asn)/Glu-tRNA(Gln) amidotransferase subunit GatA, giving the protein MATLAETARKVQAGEITAESLALDSLARIEAKKSLNAYISVLADSALERARALDKRRAAGEKLGPLAGIPMAVKDNIVTAHGRTTCGSKILAQFESPYDATAAARLEAAGAVIVGKTNMDEFAMGATSETSAFGAPKNPLDEGVIAGGSSGGSAVAVASGTVLASLGSDTGGSIRQPAACCGLVGVKPTYGRVSRYGLVAYASSLDQIGSFGNTVADAALVLNAICGRDERDSTSAQQPVPDFTASLGKGAKGKTIGIPKECFGEGLQPEVRDAVMKALEALQKAGATLREVSIPSFKYAVAAYYVIATAEASANLSRYDGVRYTVRAKDVTDLFSLYAKTRSQGFGEEVKKRILLGTYVLSSGFYDAYYMQAQKVRRLITDDFNRAFATCDVVATPTMPTLPPKVGAIYADPMAQYLGDIYTVAVNLAGLPASSQPVAKVGKFPVGLQFIGKPFGEEELLQVAAAAESAAA; this is encoded by the coding sequence ATGGCAACCCTCGCCGAAACCGCCCGGAAAGTCCAAGCCGGGGAGATCACCGCCGAATCCCTGGCCCTCGATTCGCTGGCCCGGATCGAGGCTAAGAAAAGCCTGAACGCCTACATCTCGGTGCTGGCCGATTCCGCCCTGGAACGGGCGCGGGCCTTGGACAAGCGGCGCGCGGCCGGGGAAAAGCTGGGCCCCTTGGCGGGCATCCCCATGGCGGTGAAGGACAATATCGTTACCGCTCATGGCCGCACCACTTGCGGTTCGAAGATCCTCGCCCAATTCGAATCCCCTTACGATGCCACCGCGGCGGCGCGCTTGGAGGCGGCTGGAGCCGTGATCGTGGGCAAGACCAATATGGACGAGTTCGCCATGGGCGCGACCTCGGAGACCAGCGCCTTCGGAGCCCCCAAGAATCCGCTCGACGAGGGCGTGATCGCCGGCGGATCCTCGGGAGGATCGGCCGTGGCGGTAGCCTCGGGTACGGTGCTCGCGTCCTTGGGATCGGATACGGGCGGATCCATCCGCCAGCCGGCGGCTTGTTGCGGCCTGGTCGGCGTGAAGCCCACCTATGGTCGCGTGTCGCGCTATGGCCTGGTGGCCTACGCCTCGTCCCTCGATCAGATCGGCAGCTTCGGGAACACCGTGGCCGATGCGGCCTTGGTCCTCAACGCCATTTGCGGGCGGGATGAGCGCGATAGCACCTCGGCCCAACAGCCCGTGCCGGATTTCACCGCCTCCCTGGGTAAAGGCGCGAAGGGGAAAACCATCGGTATCCCCAAGGAATGCTTCGGCGAGGGCCTGCAGCCCGAGGTCCGCGACGCGGTGATGAAGGCGCTGGAAGCTTTGCAGAAGGCCGGCGCGACCCTGCGCGAGGTGTCCATCCCCAGTTTCAAATACGCCGTGGCCGCCTACTACGTGATCGCCACCGCCGAAGCCTCGGCCAACCTGTCGCGCTACGATGGTGTCCGTTATACCGTACGCGCCAAGGACGTGACGGATCTGTTCAGCCTCTACGCGAAGACCCGCTCCCAGGGTTTCGGCGAAGAAGTGAAGAAGCGGATCCTGCTCGGGACCTACGTGCTGAGTTCGGGCTTCTACGATGCCTACTACATGCAGGCGCAGAAAGTCCGCCGCCTCATCACCGACGATTTCAACCGCGCCTTCGCGACATGCGATGTGGTGGCAACGCCCACCATGCCCACCTTGCCGCCGAAGGTAGGCGCCATCTACGCCGATCCCATGGCGCAGTATCTGGGCGATATCTATACGGTGGCGGTGAACCTGGCGGGCCTGCCCGCGTCCTCACAGCCGGTGGCCAAGGTCGGTAAATTCCCGGTGGGTCTGCAGTTCATCGGCAAGCCGTTCGGCGAAGAAGAATTGCTCCAGGTGGCCGCCGCCGCTGAATCCGCGGCGGCCTAG
- a CDS encoding dihydrofolate reductase gives MGRIVISEWMSLDGVFDATLMAEWFNPFHSDRRGAWIRAGIDACESMLYGRTTYQMLAPYWSALQNNEMGVAAKLNGVRKYVVSATLEKADWENSIVIKTDALREISRLKAAVAGDMLLTGSATLAKALLEAGLADELRVLIQPIVMGKGRRFFLEGMRSRLELIGTETLDLGVTALTYKAAKP, from the coding sequence ATGGGCAGAATCGTGATTTCGGAATGGATGAGCTTGGACGGCGTTTTCGATGCGACCTTGATGGCGGAGTGGTTCAACCCTTTCCATAGCGATCGCCGGGGGGCATGGATCCGCGCGGGCATCGATGCCTGCGAATCCATGCTTTACGGCCGCACGACCTATCAGATGCTCGCGCCTTATTGGTCGGCGTTACAGAACAACGAGATGGGCGTGGCGGCGAAGCTGAACGGCGTGCGGAAGTACGTCGTTTCCGCGACCCTGGAAAAGGCGGATTGGGAAAATTCCATCGTCATCAAAACCGATGCGCTGAGGGAAATCTCCCGGCTCAAGGCGGCGGTGGCGGGGGACATGCTTCTGACCGGAAGCGCGACCCTGGCGAAAGCCTTGCTCGAGGCCGGCCTCGCCGATGAGTTAAGGGTGCTGATCCAGCCGATCGTCATGGGGAAGGGCCGGCGGTTTTTCCTGGAGGGGATGCGGAGCCGGTTGGAACTCATCGGGACGGAAACCCTCGATCTCGGCGTGACGGCCCTGACTTACAAGGCCGCCAAGCCATAG
- a CDS encoding DUF4321 domain-containing protein has product MNRNAGVGRLVVFILLGLVLGGILGEVLGVVLGQIGVLSGGDMNNPIRNFFVKAFELDLGYRDGWAIDLYTVKLRLGLGLKFNACSILGVALSLYFMKWSNRG; this is encoded by the coding sequence ATGAATAGGAATGCCGGCGTGGGCCGATTGGTTGTTTTCATCCTGTTGGGCCTGGTGCTGGGCGGCATCCTGGGCGAGGTGCTGGGCGTGGTGCTCGGCCAGATCGGCGTCCTATCCGGCGGCGATATGAATAACCCGATCCGCAATTTCTTCGTGAAAGCCTTCGAGCTCGATCTGGGCTACCGCGACGGCTGGGCCATCGATCTGTATACGGTCAAGCTACGCTTAGGGCTGGGCCTCAAGTTCAACGCTTGCAGCATCCTCGGGGTGGCGCTTTCCCTTTATTTCATGAAGTGGTCCAACCGCGGTTAA
- a CDS encoding trypsin-like peptidase domain-containing protein: MTTSKSLTLACLLALSAWAADNALPINPQGSNPSDARRTAIVVATEKAAPSVVSITVRRSAVVAYGNPFFQDPFFDLFGPQYRRKEMSSLGSGVIVSKEGFILTNSHVVGGGEEGGQLEGITVTLPDGRQLQAKLVGADGANDLAVVKIKANDLPVASLQEKPDNLIGEWVVAIGNPYGYLIGDTKPTVTVGVISAVNRSFSSNSDIHYHNMIQTDASINPGNSGGALVNADGKVIGINTFIFTGGGQSQGSIGLGFAIPIQKAKLVMDELIKYGRIREFTTGIYADPNIDENRPGVTVAGVDRGSPGEKSGLKVGDLIYEVAGKRIATLQDIQDVFKLFQVGESVEIQFQRGNEKRKTSILLEEKPHKTKIF, encoded by the coding sequence ATGACTACGTCTAAATCCCTAACCCTGGCATGCCTGCTGGCCCTGTCCGCTTGGGCCGCCGACAACGCGCTCCCCATCAATCCCCAGGGCAGCAACCCTTCCGACGCGCGCCGCACAGCCATCGTGGTGGCCACCGAGAAGGCGGCGCCTTCGGTGGTCTCCATCACCGTGCGCCGGTCCGCCGTCGTCGCCTACGGCAATCCGTTCTTCCAGGATCCCTTTTTCGACCTGTTCGGACCCCAATACCGCCGCAAGGAGATGAGCAGCCTGGGATCGGGCGTCATCGTGTCCAAAGAGGGGTTTATCCTGACCAACAGCCACGTGGTCGGAGGAGGGGAAGAGGGCGGCCAGCTGGAAGGCATCACGGTAACCTTGCCCGACGGTCGGCAGTTGCAGGCCAAGCTCGTCGGTGCCGACGGGGCCAACGATCTGGCCGTGGTCAAAATCAAGGCCAACGATCTTCCGGTGGCATCCTTGCAGGAAAAACCGGACAATCTGATCGGTGAATGGGTCGTAGCCATCGGCAATCCGTACGGCTATCTGATCGGGGACACCAAGCCAACCGTTACCGTCGGGGTCATCAGCGCCGTGAACCGTTCCTTCAGCAGCAACAGCGACATCCATTACCACAACATGATCCAGACCGATGCGTCCATCAATCCCGGCAACTCGGGAGGCGCCTTGGTCAACGCCGACGGCAAGGTCATCGGCATCAACACCTTCATCTTCACGGGCGGCGGGCAATCGCAGGGCTCCATCGGCCTGGGCTTCGCCATCCCCATCCAGAAGGCCAAGCTGGTGATGGACGAACTGATCAAGTACGGCCGCATCCGCGAGTTCACCACCGGCATCTATGCCGACCCGAACATCGACGAGAACCGCCCGGGCGTGACCGTGGCCGGCGTCGATCGCGGTTCCCCGGGCGAGAAGTCGGGGCTGAAGGTAGGCGATCTGATTTACGAGGTGGCCGGCAAGCGCATCGCCACCTTGCAGGATATCCAGGATGTGTTCAAATTGTTCCAAGTGGGCGAGTCGGTGGAGATACAGTTCCAGCGCGGGAACGAGAAGCGGAAAACCTCGATCCTGCTCGAGGAAAAGCCGCATAAAACGAAGATCTTCTGA
- the truA gene encoding tRNA pseudouridine(38-40) synthase TruA translates to MPRYRFAVEYLGSAFAGWQVQPGQPTVQGELERAFGVCLRAPVAVTGAGRTDAGVHASGQVAHFDSEVELDGRRVQRSVNALTADAVYIRGLEICAPDFHARYSALSRRYRYRIALRPTALFGALAWHPGFSIDLDRFRGALSEVVGKHDFANFCVPRDDGKGTECEVLRAEATADAAFLEVTLEANRFLHKMVRSIVGAAFEIGRGALSEGTMRLILDGAFRGERIWAPAHGLCLERVAYADYDYV, encoded by the coding sequence ATGCCGCGCTATCGCTTCGCCGTCGAGTATCTCGGCTCCGCTTTCGCCGGGTGGCAGGTCCAGCCAGGACAGCCCACCGTTCAGGGGGAGTTGGAGCGCGCCTTCGGCGTTTGCTTGCGTGCGCCCGTCGCCGTCACCGGAGCGGGCCGCACCGATGCCGGCGTGCATGCCTCCGGGCAAGTAGCCCACTTCGATAGCGAGGTCGAGCTCGACGGCCGCCGCGTGCAGCGCTCGGTCAACGCCCTTACCGCCGACGCCGTTTATATCCGCGGCTTGGAAATATGCGCGCCGGATTTCCATGCGCGCTATTCGGCGCTCTCGCGACGCTACCGCTACCGCATCGCCTTGCGTCCCACCGCATTGTTCGGCGCGCTCGCATGGCATCCCGGCTTTTCTATCGATCTCGATCGCTTCCGGGGCGCGCTTTCCGAAGTGGTCGGCAAGCACGATTTTGCTAACTTCTGCGTGCCCCGGGACGACGGGAAAGGGACCGAGTGCGAGGTCCTCCGGGCCGAAGCCACGGCCGATGCGGCTTTCCTTGAGGTGACGTTGGAAGCGAACCGGTTCCTGCACAAAATGGTACGCTCCATCGTGGGCGCGGCCTTCGAGATAGGACGCGGCGCCCTTTCCGAAGGAACCATGCGTCTGATCCTTGATGGAGCTTTCCGGGGCGAACGTATTTGGGCCCCGGCCCATGGCCTGTGCCTGGAAAGGGTCGCCTACGCCGACTATGACTACGTCTAA